One Burkholderia sp. PAMC 26561 genomic window carries:
- the pcaF gene encoding 3-oxoadipyl-CoA thiolase codes for MKEAFICDAIRTPVGRYGGALSSVRADDLGAVPLRALMERNKEVDWSALDDLIYGCANQAGEDNRNVARMSALLAGLPDSVPGSTINRLCGSGMDAIGVAARAIKSGEAALMVAGGVESMSRAPFVQGKATTAFSRQAEIYDTTIGWRFINPLMKKMHGVDSMPETAENVATDYKVSREDQDAFALRSQQKAARGQKDGSFAQEIVPVSIAQKKGDPVLVSQDEHPRETSLEALAKLKGVVRPDGTVTAGNASGVNDGAAALLLADEDSARRFGLAPRARVLGIATAGVPPRVMGIGPAPASQKLMKRLGMTIDQFDVIELNEAFASQGLAVLRLLGIADDDPRVNPNGGAIALGHPLGMSGARLVTAATYQLHRTGGRFALCTMCIGVGQGIAIAIERV; via the coding sequence ATGAAAGAAGCATTCATTTGCGACGCAATCCGCACGCCGGTTGGCCGATATGGCGGTGCGCTGTCATCGGTTCGTGCCGATGATCTCGGCGCCGTGCCATTGCGCGCCTTGATGGAGCGCAACAAGGAAGTGGACTGGAGCGCCCTCGATGACCTCATCTACGGTTGTGCGAATCAGGCCGGCGAAGACAACCGGAACGTTGCAAGGATGTCGGCGTTGCTGGCCGGTCTACCTGATTCAGTGCCGGGTTCGACGATCAACCGTTTGTGCGGATCGGGCATGGATGCAATCGGCGTTGCGGCGCGCGCGATCAAATCGGGCGAAGCGGCGCTGATGGTGGCGGGTGGCGTGGAAAGCATGAGCCGTGCGCCATTCGTGCAGGGCAAGGCGACGACCGCGTTCTCGCGGCAGGCCGAGATCTACGATACGACCATTGGCTGGCGTTTCATCAATCCGCTGATGAAGAAAATGCATGGCGTCGATTCCATGCCCGAGACCGCGGAAAACGTGGCTACCGACTATAAGGTAAGCCGCGAAGATCAGGATGCCTTTGCATTGCGCAGCCAGCAGAAAGCGGCGCGCGGGCAGAAGGACGGATCGTTCGCGCAGGAAATCGTGCCGGTTTCCATCGCGCAGAAGAAAGGCGATCCGGTGCTCGTGTCGCAAGACGAGCATCCGCGCGAAACGAGTCTTGAAGCGCTCGCGAAGCTGAAAGGCGTGGTGCGGCCGGACGGCACGGTGACGGCGGGCAACGCATCGGGTGTGAACGACGGCGCCGCAGCCTTGCTTCTCGCCGACGAAGACAGCGCCAGACGTTTTGGCCTCGCGCCGCGCGCTCGCGTGCTGGGTATCGCGACGGCAGGCGTGCCGCCGCGCGTAATGGGCATCGGACCGGCGCCGGCATCGCAGAAATTGATGAAGCGCCTGGGCATGACTATCGATCAATTCGATGTGATCGAACTGAACGAGGCGTTTGCATCGCAGGGATTGGCCGTGCTGCGCTTGCTTGGGATTGCCGATGACGATCCCCGCGTCAATCCGAACGGTGGAGCGATCGCGCTCGGCCATCCGCTAGGCATGAGCGGCGCGCGGCTGGTGACGGCCGCGACGTATCAGTTGCATCGGACGGGCGGGCGCTTTGCGTTGTGCACGATGTGCATCGGCGTGGGACAGGGTATTGCGATCGCCATCGAGCGCGTGTGA
- a CDS encoding 3-oxoacid CoA-transferase subunit B, whose product MKKLTRDEMAQRVARDIQEGAYVNLGIGVPTLVANHLAADREIFLHSENGLLGMGPAPEKGAEDDELINAGKQHVTLLTGGAFFHHADSFAMMRGGHLDICVLGAFQVSAKGDLANWHTGAPDAIPAVGGAMDLAIGAKQVYVMMELLTKQGESKLVAECSYPVTGVDCVDRVYTDHGVFDITPNGFVVREIIEGLSFDELQKLAQVPLTYEPQEAAAALSAH is encoded by the coding sequence ATGAAAAAACTGACTCGTGATGAAATGGCGCAGCGCGTGGCGCGCGACATTCAGGAAGGCGCCTACGTGAACCTGGGCATTGGCGTGCCGACGCTCGTTGCCAATCACCTCGCGGCGGACCGCGAAATCTTCCTGCATAGCGAGAACGGTTTGCTCGGCATGGGCCCGGCGCCGGAAAAAGGCGCGGAAGACGACGAACTGATCAACGCCGGCAAGCAGCATGTGACGCTGCTCACGGGCGGCGCGTTTTTCCACCACGCCGATTCCTTTGCGATGATGCGCGGCGGCCATCTGGACATCTGCGTGCTCGGCGCGTTCCAGGTATCGGCGAAAGGCGATCTTGCGAACTGGCACACGGGCGCGCCCGACGCGATTCCCGCTGTCGGCGGCGCAATGGATCTGGCAATCGGCGCCAAACAGGTTTATGTGATGATGGAACTGCTCACCAAGCAGGGCGAAAGCAAGCTGGTCGCCGAGTGCTCCTATCCGGTGACGGGCGTGGACTGCGTGGACCGTGTGTACACGGATCACGGCGTGTTCGATATAACGCCGAACGGATTCGTGGTGCGGGAAATCATCGAAGGCTTGTCGTTCGACGAGCTTCAAAAACTGGCGCAAGTACCTTTGACGTACGAGCCGCAAGAAGCGGCTGCGGCGCTCTCGGCGCATTGA
- a CDS encoding 3-oxoacid CoA-transferase subunit A, which produces MINKIFDSLSSAVKDVQDGATVMIGGFGTAGMPSELIDALIEQGARELAIVNNNAGNGETGLAALLKARRVRKIICSFPRQSDSQVFDGLYRAGEIELELVPQGNLAERIRAAGAGIGGFFTPTAYGTKLAEGKETRFIDGRHYVLESPLHADFALIKAFKGDRWGNLVYRKTARNFGPIMATAAKTAIVQVSQVVPLGALDPEDIVTPGIFVQRVIEVPQVVHAVELAA; this is translated from the coding sequence ATGATCAACAAAATTTTCGACTCACTGAGCTCGGCGGTGAAAGACGTTCAGGACGGCGCGACCGTGATGATCGGCGGATTCGGCACGGCGGGCATGCCCTCCGAACTTATCGATGCATTGATCGAACAGGGCGCGCGCGAACTGGCCATCGTCAACAATAATGCGGGTAACGGCGAGACCGGGCTGGCCGCGCTGCTCAAAGCCAGGCGGGTGCGCAAGATCATCTGTTCGTTTCCGCGGCAAAGCGACTCGCAAGTGTTCGACGGGTTGTATCGGGCGGGAGAGATCGAGCTGGAACTCGTGCCGCAAGGCAATCTCGCGGAGCGCATTCGGGCGGCGGGCGCGGGTATCGGCGGATTCTTCACGCCGACTGCCTACGGCACGAAGCTGGCGGAGGGCAAGGAAACGCGTTTCATCGATGGCCGGCATTACGTGCTGGAGTCGCCGCTGCATGCTGACTTCGCACTGATCAAGGCGTTCAAGGGCGACCGATGGGGCAACCTGGTGTATCGGAAGACCGCGCGCAACTTCGGGCCGATCATGGCCACGGCCGCCAAAACCGCGATCGTGCAGGTTTCGCAAGTCGTGCCGCTCGGTGCGCTGGACCCCGAGGACATCGTGACGCCGGGTATCTTCGTGCAGCGCGTGATCGAAGTGCCCCAGGTTGTGCATGCTGTCGAGCTGGCGGCGTGA
- a CDS encoding IclR family transcriptional regulator domain-containing protein — translation MNPLALATDLPETDPASRPGDAFVQSFARGLSVIRSFSASRPAQTLSEVAAASGLTRAGARRILLTLQALGYVEADGRQFTLTAKILDLGFAYLTSMPFWNLAEPVMEELVAQVHESCSAAVLNGTEIVYVLRVPTHKIITINLSIGSRLPAFCTSLGRVLLASLDDDKLDALLDASALEARTPRTIVDKTALKAALALVRKQGWAIVDQELEEGLISMSAPIRDRQGRVIAALNISGNAQRKNAKQMVKAFLEPLLDAAQRVSEMVARRG, via the coding sequence ATGAATCCTCTCGCTTTGGCGACCGACCTGCCCGAGACGGACCCGGCCTCCCGTCCCGGCGATGCGTTCGTGCAATCGTTCGCACGCGGCTTGTCGGTGATTCGTTCGTTCAGTGCGTCGCGTCCTGCGCAGACATTGTCCGAAGTCGCGGCTGCATCGGGCCTCACGCGCGCCGGCGCACGAAGGATCTTGCTGACACTGCAGGCGCTCGGTTACGTCGAAGCCGACGGCCGCCAATTCACGCTTACGGCCAAGATCCTCGACCTCGGTTTCGCATATCTCACCTCGATGCCCTTCTGGAATCTCGCCGAACCGGTCATGGAAGAGCTCGTCGCGCAAGTACACGAGAGCTGCTCGGCCGCCGTGCTGAACGGCACGGAAATCGTCTACGTGCTGCGCGTACCGACGCACAAGATCATCACGATCAACTTGTCCATCGGCAGCCGTTTGCCGGCGTTCTGCACGTCGCTAGGACGCGTGCTGCTCGCGTCACTCGATGACGACAAACTCGACGCCCTTCTCGACGCCAGTGCGCTCGAAGCCCGCACGCCCCGCACGATCGTCGATAAAACCGCGCTCAAGGCAGCGCTTGCCCTGGTGCGCAAACAAGGCTGGGCTATCGTCGATCAGGAACTGGAAGAAGGCCTCATTTCGATGTCCGCGCCCATCCGCGACCGCCAGGGCCGCGTGATAGCCGCGCTGAACATCAGCGGCAACGCGCAGCGCAAGAACGCGAAGCAAATGGTGAAAGCGTTCCTCGAACCGCTCCTCGACGCAGCGCAGCGCGTGTCCGAAATGGTCGCGAGGCGCGGCTGA
- a CDS encoding LysR family transcriptional regulator yields MAALKPGDLALHDLDLNLIPYLVAIEETRNVSRAAERLGVSQPRVSTALGRLRTYFNDPLFVRTSRGMDPTPRALALVPVAREALNRIERGLLDTQHFDPAVTTDTFAIALSDVGEIVFLPRLLQTLAVAAPRANLRSVSLKHDQVERALENGEIDLAVGYFPDLDGANFFQQRLFSHRFICLMRRDHPCARGPLTLAQYIECGHAVVRAEGRSQELLEDFLHKKRLRRRAVLETPHFMSLPFILSRTDLIATVPHAIGYAYVEEHASIMLAEPPLPLPHFDLKQHWHRKFHNDPRTMWLRGVIASLFNDELDEWPKRPTTPRSIDKRR; encoded by the coding sequence ATGGCGGCGCTCAAGCCCGGCGACCTCGCGCTCCACGACCTCGATCTGAATTTGATCCCGTATCTGGTCGCCATCGAAGAGACGCGCAACGTCAGCCGCGCAGCCGAACGGCTGGGCGTGAGCCAGCCGCGTGTCAGCACCGCGCTCGGCCGGTTGCGCACGTATTTCAACGATCCGCTGTTCGTGCGGACATCGCGCGGCATGGACCCCACGCCGCGCGCCCTCGCCCTTGTGCCCGTGGCGCGCGAGGCGCTGAACCGCATCGAGCGCGGTCTGCTCGACACCCAGCACTTCGATCCCGCCGTGACGACCGATACCTTTGCCATCGCATTGTCGGATGTGGGGGAAATCGTCTTCTTGCCGCGCTTGTTGCAAACACTCGCGGTCGCGGCGCCGCGGGCGAATTTGCGGTCGGTATCGTTGAAACACGATCAGGTCGAACGTGCGCTGGAAAATGGCGAAATCGATCTGGCCGTCGGTTATTTCCCTGATCTCGATGGCGCCAACTTCTTCCAGCAGCGGCTCTTTTCGCATCGGTTCATCTGTTTGATGCGGCGCGATCATCCGTGCGCACGTGGACCGCTGACGCTCGCGCAGTACATTGAATGCGGCCACGCCGTGGTGCGCGCGGAAGGTCGCAGCCAGGAACTCCTCGAAGATTTCCTCCATAAAAAACGTCTCCGCCGCCGCGCCGTGCTCGAGACGCCGCACTTCATGAGCCTGCCCTTCATCCTCTCGCGCACCGACCTGATTGCGACCGTGCCGCACGCGATCGGCTACGCGTATGTGGAGGAGCACGCGTCCATCATGCTTGCCGAGCCGCCGCTGCCCTTGCCCCACTTCGACCTGAAACAGCACTGGCACCGGAAGTTTCACAACGATCCCCGCACCATGTGGCTGCGCGGCGTAATTGCATCGCTCTTCAACGACGAACTCGATGAATGGCCGAAGCGCCCGACCACACCCCGTTCCATCGATAAACGCCGCTAA
- a CDS encoding LysR family transcriptional regulator, with protein MDGLTSLRVFRDVVEAGSFVKAAERLDISTAMTSKHVANLERQLGVRLLNRTTRHLSLTEAGSVYYEQCREALDILQAAESAVGSQTDKPRGVLKITAPGWFANAKFADILVAYRARYPEVLIDLRLENRFVDLVEEGYDMALRATSEPSPTMIVRPLCKVPFVLVGSPDYLQRRGRPEHPRDLGERHEIVLPTYTSVDSVEFTGPDGVFAVKNNAVLKTNDSSMSLQLVRAGLGLAYLPKWIVEHDLASGALTHLFPAYTTFAPRVYAVYTSRKYMTTKVRTFIDFVSETLSTNDFIGTRGPSNPPQKLG; from the coding sequence ATGGACGGATTGACCAGCTTGCGCGTGTTCCGCGATGTCGTTGAAGCCGGCAGCTTTGTGAAGGCAGCCGAGCGGCTCGACATCTCGACGGCGATGACCAGCAAACACGTCGCGAACCTGGAGCGGCAACTCGGCGTGCGCCTCTTGAACCGGACCACGCGGCACCTGAGCCTGACTGAAGCAGGCAGCGTCTATTACGAGCAATGCCGCGAAGCGCTGGACATCCTGCAGGCCGCTGAATCCGCGGTCGGTTCACAAACCGACAAACCGCGCGGCGTGCTGAAGATCACGGCGCCGGGCTGGTTCGCCAATGCGAAATTCGCCGATATCCTTGTGGCTTATCGTGCGCGATATCCCGAAGTGCTGATCGATCTGCGGCTGGAAAACCGCTTCGTCGATCTCGTCGAAGAAGGTTACGACATGGCCTTGCGCGCGACGTCGGAACCGTCGCCGACCATGATCGTCCGCCCGCTTTGCAAGGTGCCGTTCGTGCTCGTGGGTTCGCCCGATTATTTGCAGCGTCGTGGTCGGCCGGAACATCCACGCGACCTCGGCGAACGCCATGAAATCGTCTTGCCGACCTACACCAGCGTGGACAGCGTCGAATTCACCGGCCCGGACGGTGTATTCGCCGTCAAGAACAACGCAGTGCTGAAGACCAACGATAGTTCCATGTCGCTTCAGCTCGTACGCGCAGGTCTTGGCCTCGCCTATTTGCCGAAATGGATCGTGGAGCACGATCTGGCGTCGGGCGCGCTGACGCATCTCTTTCCTGCTTACACGACCTTCGCACCACGCGTCTACGCCGTCTACACGAGCCGCAAGTACATGACGACCAAGGTGCGGACATTTATCGATTTTGTCTCCGAGACGCTTTCGACCAACGACTTCATCGGTACGCGGGGCCCTTCAAACCCGCCCCAAAAACTAGGATAA
- a CDS encoding NIPSNAP family protein, giving the protein MIVEMRIYHCAPGRLPALNDRFTNITLDFFKKYGIEPIGFWTTIAGPSNHALTYLLKWESLAEREEKWNAFQADAEWIAKRADTEAKSPIVERIENHFLAPTAYSALR; this is encoded by the coding sequence AAATGCGTATTTATCATTGCGCGCCGGGCCGTTTGCCAGCGTTGAACGACCGGTTCACCAACATCACGCTGGATTTCTTCAAGAAATATGGCATCGAACCGATCGGGTTCTGGACGACGATCGCCGGCCCGAGCAATCACGCCCTGACTTATCTGTTGAAGTGGGAAAGTCTCGCTGAGCGCGAAGAAAAGTGGAACGCGTTCCAGGCCGATGCGGAGTGGATCGCCAAGCGCGCCGACACCGAGGCGAAGTCGCCGATCGTCGAACGCATCGAGAATCACTTTTTGGCGCCGACGGCTTATTCAGCATTGCGTTGA